One Arthrobacter sp. FW306-07-I genomic window carries:
- a CDS encoding zinc-dependent metalloprotease yields the protein MESTARESASTLSSAAQSNGAQSNGVQSDQAQALINWDLAASTAARLAPAGPVLDEKAIGEAVDSLRRLADASVSHVHDITGLEAARDLRDSSVLVVDRASWAKANTQSFAVMLKPAMQKMLDSRRGSLSPSAASVSGAITGSQLGAVLAFLSSKVLGQYDPFAALAENSTAPAGGRLLLVAPNIISVERELNVTPEDFRLWVCLHEQTHRVQFAAAPWLRHHMLEQIDSLSGHLLGNVDSLMERASAAARSLKDRSASGDTPRRGAILDLLQDPEEKAAISHLTAVMSLLEGHANVVMDGVDASIVPSVKTIRQRFNDRGKDRGMVEKFIRSLLGLDAKMRQYSDGARFVRAVVDVAGMDGFNKVWESADHLPTEPEIHDAKLWLERMGL from the coding sequence ATGGAGTCCACTGCGCGCGAGTCCGCATCGACGTTGTCCTCAGCTGCCCAGTCCAACGGGGCCCAATCCAATGGGGTCCAGTCCGACCAGGCGCAGGCCCTGATCAATTGGGACCTCGCTGCCTCCACCGCGGCGCGGCTGGCTCCGGCCGGCCCCGTGCTTGACGAAAAGGCCATCGGCGAGGCGGTGGACAGCCTGCGCCGCCTGGCGGACGCCTCTGTTTCGCACGTCCATGACATCACCGGGCTGGAGGCTGCACGCGACCTGCGTGACTCCTCCGTGCTGGTGGTGGACCGGGCATCGTGGGCCAAGGCCAACACCCAGAGTTTCGCGGTGATGCTCAAGCCTGCCATGCAGAAGATGCTGGACAGCCGGCGCGGGTCCCTGAGCCCCTCTGCAGCCAGCGTCAGTGGTGCCATCACCGGCAGCCAGCTGGGTGCGGTCCTGGCTTTCCTGTCCAGCAAGGTTTTGGGCCAGTACGATCCCTTCGCGGCGCTCGCGGAGAACTCCACGGCTCCCGCCGGCGGCCGGCTCCTGCTGGTGGCGCCGAACATCATCTCCGTGGAGCGCGAACTCAACGTCACTCCGGAGGACTTCCGGCTTTGGGTGTGCCTCCACGAGCAAACCCACCGCGTCCAGTTCGCCGCCGCGCCCTGGCTGCGCCACCATATGCTGGAGCAGATCGACAGCCTGAGCGGCCACCTCCTGGGCAACGTCGATTCCCTGATGGAGCGGGCCTCCGCTGCCGCCCGCTCCCTGAAGGACCGCTCTGCATCCGGGGACACGCCGCGCCGTGGTGCCATCCTTGACCTGTTGCAGGACCCCGAGGAAAAGGCCGCCATTTCGCACCTGACCGCGGTGATGAGCCTGCTGGAGGGCCACGCGAACGTGGTGATGGACGGCGTGGATGCCAGCATCGTTCCGTCGGTGAAGACCATCCGGCAGCGCTTCAACGACCGTGGCAAGGACCGCGGCATGGTGGAGAAATTCATCCGCAGCCTCCTGGGCCTGGACGCCAAGATGCGCCAGTACTCCGACGGCGCCCGGTTCGTCCGCGCCGTGGTGGATGTGGCTGGCATGGACGGATTCAACAAGGTCTGGGAGTCGGCGGACCACCTGCCCACCGAGCCCGAGATCCACGACGCCAAGCTGTGGCTTGAGCGGATGGGCCTCTGA
- the tilS gene encoding tRNA lysidine(34) synthetase TilS: MLQDALADAGYPRHVLVACSGGPDSLALAAVASYFARRGHVNAHPVTVGAVVVDHQLQDGSADIAARTAQALEELGLAPVEVRTVTVAGTGMGPEAAAREARHAALEAAAAEQGAEAILLGHTLDDQAEQVLLGLARGSGTRSLAGMRPARGRLLRPFLGLRRADTEEICAVEELDPWHDPTNTDPAFARSRTRVEVLPHLEDKLGPGVAESLARTAAILQLDADYLEDVAESTYASLVEQDSDGLGLPEEALRALAPAIRFRVIAKAAADVGGQQPSYERLLAAEALLRRQGSAGPVELPGGVSVYRLSLAQLEESKDDAGTGAAGDAPSVPRERARCGKLVFRPQKPPAK, encoded by the coding sequence ATGCTGCAGGACGCCCTGGCGGACGCCGGTTATCCCCGCCACGTCCTGGTGGCCTGCAGCGGCGGCCCCGACTCCCTGGCGCTCGCCGCCGTCGCATCCTACTTCGCCCGCAGGGGCCACGTGAACGCACATCCGGTGACCGTGGGTGCCGTGGTGGTGGACCACCAGCTGCAGGATGGATCCGCTGACATCGCTGCCCGCACCGCCCAGGCACTGGAGGAGCTGGGCCTAGCGCCGGTGGAAGTCCGGACCGTCACCGTGGCCGGCACCGGCATGGGTCCGGAGGCCGCTGCGCGCGAGGCCCGTCACGCAGCCCTCGAAGCCGCCGCTGCGGAGCAGGGTGCGGAGGCAATCCTGCTGGGCCACACCCTTGACGACCAGGCCGAACAGGTACTCCTGGGCCTGGCCCGCGGCTCCGGCACCCGCTCGCTCGCCGGCATGCGGCCAGCCCGTGGCAGACTGCTGCGCCCCTTCCTGGGGCTCCGGCGCGCGGACACGGAGGAAATCTGCGCAGTGGAGGAGCTGGACCCCTGGCACGACCCCACCAACACCGATCCCGCGTTCGCCCGCTCGCGGACCCGCGTGGAGGTCCTCCCGCACCTTGAGGACAAACTCGGCCCCGGAGTGGCCGAATCCCTGGCCCGCACCGCCGCCATCCTGCAGCTGGACGCCGATTACCTGGAGGATGTGGCGGAAAGCACCTACGCCTCCCTGGTGGAGCAGGACAGCGACGGGCTGGGCCTGCCGGAGGAGGCCTTGCGCGCCCTGGCCCCTGCCATTAGGTTCCGGGTGATCGCCAAGGCAGCGGCCGACGTCGGCGGCCAACAGCCCAGTTACGAGCGCCTTTTGGCGGCGGAAGCGCTGCTGCGGCGGCAGGGTTCGGCCGGTCCGGTTGAGCTTCCGGGCGGCGTGAGTGTGTACCGCTTGTCGCTGGCGCAGCTGGAGGAATCGAAGGACGATGCGGGCACCGGCGCCGCGGGGGACGCCCCTTCCGTTCCCCGCGAACGCGCGCGCTGTGGGAAGCTAGTATTCCGGCCTCAAAAACCGCCCGCAAAATAG
- the hpt gene encoding hypoxanthine phosphoribosyltransferase — protein MDSNDVQADLKHVLYTREQIQQRITELAAQIDKDYEGREILIVGVLKGAVMVMADLARALHSHISMDWMAVSSYGSGTQSSGVVRILKDLDTDLMGKDVLIVEDIIDSGLTLSWLKTNLESRGTASVEICTAFRKPTAAKVEIDVKYVGYDIPNEFVVGYGLDYAEKYRNLDFVGTLAPHVYE, from the coding sequence GTGGATTCAAACGACGTCCAGGCAGACCTCAAGCACGTTCTCTACACCAGGGAACAGATCCAGCAGCGCATCACCGAACTCGCAGCGCAGATCGACAAGGACTACGAAGGCCGCGAGATCCTCATTGTGGGCGTCCTCAAGGGCGCGGTGATGGTCATGGCGGACCTGGCGCGGGCACTGCACAGCCACATCTCCATGGACTGGATGGCCGTGTCCTCCTACGGCTCGGGAACCCAGTCCTCCGGCGTGGTGCGCATCCTGAAGGACCTGGACACTGACCTCATGGGCAAGGACGTGCTGATCGTCGAGGACATCATCGACTCCGGCCTCACCCTGTCCTGGCTCAAGACCAACCTGGAATCCCGCGGCACCGCCTCGGTGGAAATCTGCACCGCGTTCCGCAAGCCCACTGCCGCCAAGGTGGAGATCGACGTCAAGTACGTCGGCTATGACATCCCCAACGAGTTTGTGGTGGGCTACGGCCTGGACTACGCCGAGAAGTACCGCAACCTGGACTTCGTCGGCACCCTGGCCCCGCACGTCTACGAGTAA
- the ftsH gene encoding ATP-dependent zinc metalloprotease FtsH, translating into MKAKNFFKGPGIWIVVVVGLLLVAFATLAPGGAARIDTDKGLELLSSNKVEQAKIFDGENRVDLTLKDNLQVDGQDKGKSVQFFFVDARAQDVVKAVTDAKPAQGFTDQPIESNWFSGLLSLLIPVILLGALFWFLMTRMQGGGSKIMQFGKSKAKMVSKDMPQVTFADVAGADEAVEELQEIKEFLQEPAKFQAVGAKIPKGVLLYGPPGTGKTLLARAVAGEAGVPFFSISGSDFVEMFVGVGASRVRDLFEQAKANSPAIIFVDEIDAVGRHRGAGIGGGNDEREQTLNQLLVEMDGFDVKTNVILIAATNRPDVLDPALLRPGRFDRQVSVEAPDLIGRDQILQVHAKGKPMAPGVDLKGVAKKTPGYTGADLANVLNEAALLTARSNANLIDDRALDEAIDRVMAGPQKRSRVMKEHERKITAYHEGGHALVAAALRNSAPVTKITILPRGRALGYTMVVPENDKYSVTRNELLDQMAYAMGGRVAEEIVFHDPSTGASNDIEKATGTARKMVTEYGMSERVGAVRLGQGGGEPFLGRDAGHERNYSDQIAYVVDEEVRRLIEQAHDEAYEILTENRDILDLLALELLERETLNQAEIADIFRDVRKRDFREVWLSKETRPVLAGPVETRRERAEREAQEEAKKARLDEPLDAQPPHPQGVPEDAPFKGGVTDSGPDTLRG; encoded by the coding sequence ATGAAAGCTAAGAACTTCTTCAAAGGCCCGGGCATCTGGATCGTCGTTGTGGTCGGTCTGCTCCTTGTGGCTTTTGCAACGCTCGCCCCCGGCGGTGCGGCCCGGATCGACACGGACAAGGGCCTGGAACTGCTCTCCAGCAACAAGGTGGAGCAGGCCAAGATCTTCGACGGCGAGAACCGCGTTGACCTCACGCTGAAGGACAACCTGCAGGTGGACGGGCAGGACAAAGGCAAGAGCGTCCAGTTCTTCTTCGTGGATGCCCGCGCACAGGACGTGGTGAAGGCTGTCACCGACGCCAAGCCGGCCCAGGGTTTCACCGATCAGCCGATTGAAAGCAACTGGTTCTCCGGCCTGCTTTCCCTCCTGATCCCCGTCATCCTGCTGGGCGCACTCTTCTGGTTCCTCATGACCCGCATGCAGGGCGGCGGCTCCAAGATCATGCAGTTCGGCAAGTCCAAGGCCAAGATGGTCAGCAAAGACATGCCGCAGGTCACCTTCGCTGACGTTGCAGGTGCCGATGAGGCCGTGGAGGAACTCCAGGAGATCAAGGAATTCCTGCAGGAACCAGCCAAGTTCCAGGCCGTCGGCGCCAAGATCCCCAAGGGTGTGCTGCTCTACGGCCCGCCAGGTACCGGTAAGACCCTGCTGGCCCGCGCGGTTGCCGGTGAGGCAGGCGTACCCTTCTTCTCCATTTCCGGCTCTGACTTCGTGGAAATGTTCGTCGGCGTCGGTGCATCCCGTGTCCGCGACCTCTTCGAACAGGCCAAGGCCAACTCGCCCGCCATCATCTTCGTGGATGAGATCGACGCCGTCGGCCGGCACCGCGGCGCCGGCATCGGCGGCGGCAACGACGAACGCGAGCAGACGCTCAACCAGCTGCTGGTGGAGATGGACGGCTTCGACGTCAAGACCAACGTGATCCTCATTGCGGCCACCAACCGCCCCGACGTCCTGGACCCGGCCCTGCTGCGCCCCGGCCGCTTCGACCGCCAGGTGTCCGTGGAAGCGCCGGACCTGATCGGCCGCGACCAGATCCTGCAGGTGCACGCCAAGGGCAAGCCGATGGCACCCGGGGTGGACCTGAAGGGTGTGGCGAAGAAGACGCCCGGGTACACCGGCGCCGACCTCGCCAACGTCCTCAACGAGGCCGCTTTGCTCACCGCGCGTTCCAACGCCAACCTCATTGACGACCGCGCCCTGGATGAGGCCATTGACCGCGTCATGGCCGGCCCGCAGAAGCGCAGCCGCGTCATGAAGGAACACGAGCGCAAGATCACCGCCTACCACGAAGGCGGCCACGCCCTGGTGGCGGCGGCCCTCCGGAACTCCGCTCCGGTCACCAAGATCACCATCCTTCCCCGCGGCCGCGCCCTTGGTTACACCATGGTGGTCCCGGAAAACGACAAGTACTCCGTGACCCGCAACGAACTCCTGGACCAGATGGCCTACGCCATGGGTGGACGTGTCGCCGAGGAGATCGTGTTCCACGACCCCTCCACCGGTGCTTCCAATGACATCGAAAAGGCCACCGGCACCGCACGCAAGATGGTCACTGAATACGGCATGAGCGAACGCGTCGGTGCTGTCCGCCTGGGCCAGGGCGGCGGTGAACCGTTCCTGGGCCGCGATGCAGGCCACGAGCGCAACTACTCGGACCAGATCGCCTACGTGGTGGATGAGGAAGTGCGCCGCCTGATCGAGCAGGCCCACGACGAGGCCTACGAAATCCTTACCGAGAACCGCGACATCCTGGACCTGCTGGCCCTTGAGCTGTTGGAGCGGGAGACCCTCAACCAGGCCGAGATTGCCGACATCTTCCGCGACGTGCGCAAGCGCGACTTCCGCGAGGTGTGGCTGTCCAAGGAAACCCGCCCCGTCCTGGCAGGGCCGGTGGAGACCCGCCGGGAGCGGGCCGAGCGGGAAGCGCAGGAAGAAGCGAAGAAGGCCCGGCTGGACGAGCCGCTGGACGCCCAGCCCCCGCACCCGCAGGGCGTTCCGGAGGATGCACCCTTCAAGGGCGGAGTCACCGACTCGGGGCCCGACACCCTTCGCGGCTAA
- the folE gene encoding GTP cyclohydrolase I FolE, with product MTSFDDDDVPASAGYLAQDGSHHSTSHKVDRPRIEAAVREILLAIGEDPDRGGLLDTPKRVAKAYAEVFAGLHHDPAEVLSTTFDLDHEELVLVKDIPFYSTCEHHLVPFHGVAHVGYIPSHDGRVTGLSKLARLVDIYARRPQVQERLTTEIVEAMVRYLKPRGAIVVVECEHMCMSMRGIRKPGAKTVTSAVRGQLHDPATRAEAMSLILGR from the coding sequence GTGACTTCCTTCGACGACGACGACGTTCCCGCCTCCGCCGGATACCTGGCCCAGGACGGTTCCCACCATTCGACGAGCCACAAGGTGGACCGGCCACGGATCGAGGCGGCCGTCCGCGAAATCCTCCTTGCCATCGGCGAGGACCCGGACCGCGGCGGCCTCCTCGACACCCCCAAAAGGGTGGCGAAGGCGTATGCCGAGGTGTTCGCCGGGCTGCACCATGACCCCGCGGAAGTCCTGTCCACCACCTTCGACCTGGACCATGAGGAACTGGTCCTGGTCAAGGACATTCCGTTCTACTCCACCTGCGAGCACCACCTGGTGCCGTTCCACGGGGTGGCCCACGTTGGCTACATCCCCTCGCACGACGGCAGGGTCACCGGGCTGAGCAAGCTGGCCCGGCTGGTGGACATCTACGCACGGCGGCCGCAGGTGCAGGAGCGGCTCACCACAGAGATCGTCGAAGCGATGGTCCGCTACCTCAAGCCCCGCGGCGCCATCGTCGTTGTCGAATGCGAGCACATGTGCATGTCAATGCGCGGCATCCGCAAGCCCGGAGCGAAGACCGTCACCAGTGCGGTCCGCGGGCAGCTTCATGACCCGGCCACCCGTGCCGAAGCCATGAGCCTCATCCTCGGAAGGTAA
- the folP gene encoding dihydropteroate synthase → MDSLAAAPGTGPATSPLPILRKPRPAARFEDLPTGRTLVMGILNVTPDSFSDGGKHATADTAIAAGLRMFYAGADIIDVGGESTRPGADDVSPDEEQRRVLPVIEALVKAGALVSIDTTHASTAEAAVKAGAAIVNDISGLSIEPEMAEFVAASKVPYVLTHRRGDARTMNSLAEYADVAGEVVAELAGVRDKLYAAGVSPEQIIIDPGLGFAKNDAQNWELLQNLDQLDTLGHKVLVGASRKRFLGTLLTVAGKAGAPEERDGATAAITAISAYRGAWAVRVHDVGSSLDAVKVAARMAAVPTAPAVPKTQ, encoded by the coding sequence ATGGATTCACTCGCTGCAGCCCCCGGAACGGGGCCCGCAACCTCCCCGCTGCCCATCCTCCGCAAGCCCCGCCCCGCCGCGCGCTTTGAAGACCTGCCCACCGGCCGGACCTTGGTCATGGGCATCCTGAACGTGACCCCTGATTCCTTCAGCGACGGCGGAAAGCATGCCACGGCGGACACCGCCATCGCGGCCGGCCTGCGGATGTTCTACGCAGGTGCGGACATCATCGACGTGGGCGGGGAATCCACCCGCCCGGGGGCAGACGACGTCAGCCCCGACGAGGAACAGCGCCGGGTCCTGCCCGTGATCGAGGCCCTGGTGAAGGCCGGGGCGCTGGTCAGCATCGACACCACCCACGCCTCTACGGCGGAAGCGGCCGTCAAGGCAGGCGCGGCCATCGTCAATGACATCTCCGGACTGAGCATCGAGCCCGAAATGGCCGAGTTCGTCGCAGCGTCCAAGGTGCCCTACGTCCTCACCCACCGCCGCGGCGACGCCCGCACCATGAACTCGCTTGCAGAGTACGCCGATGTTGCCGGGGAAGTGGTGGCGGAACTGGCAGGAGTGCGGGACAAGCTCTATGCCGCCGGAGTCAGCCCGGAACAGATCATTATCGATCCGGGCCTGGGCTTCGCCAAGAACGATGCCCAGAACTGGGAACTGCTGCAAAACCTTGACCAGCTGGACACCCTGGGCCACAAGGTCTTGGTGGGCGCCTCCCGCAAGCGCTTCCTGGGCACCCTGCTCACCGTGGCAGGAAAGGCCGGCGCTCCCGAGGAGCGGGACGGTGCCACGGCGGCCATTACGGCCATCAGCGCCTACCGTGGGGCCTGGGCCGTCCGGGTCCACGACGTCGGCTCGAGCCTTGACGCCGTCAAGGTGGCCGCGCGCATGGCGGCCGTACCTACGGCACCAGCCGTACCCAAAACGCAGTAG
- the folB gene encoding dihydroneopterin aldolase: MDRITLTGVTAVGHHGVFDFERREGQPFVVDAVLYLDFTEAAQSDDVRDTAHYGEVAQRITEWISGEPLNLIEALAVRIADSLLAEFKLQAVEITVHKPQAPIEVPFGDVAVTVHRTRVPADNALAGAGR, from the coding sequence ATGGACAGGATTACGCTGACTGGAGTGACCGCAGTTGGTCATCACGGTGTCTTCGATTTCGAACGCCGGGAGGGCCAGCCCTTCGTGGTGGACGCGGTGCTCTACCTGGACTTCACCGAAGCGGCGCAGTCCGATGACGTCCGGGACACGGCGCACTACGGCGAGGTGGCGCAGCGTATAACCGAGTGGATTTCCGGGGAACCCCTGAACCTCATCGAGGCACTGGCGGTACGGATCGCGGACAGCCTCCTGGCCGAATTCAAGCTTCAGGCCGTGGAGATCACCGTCCACAAACCCCAGGCCCCCATCGAGGTTCCTTTCGGCGACGTGGCCGTCACCGTCCACAGGACGCGGGTCCCCGCGGACAATGCCCTGGCCGGGGCCGGCAGATGA
- the folK gene encoding 2-amino-4-hydroxy-6-hydroxymethyldihydropteridine diphosphokinase, producing the protein MNGIYTKAVLALGSNLGERNETLTEAVADLVDPPEVRLLAVSPIVQTKAVGGPAGQPDFLNMVITVETSLTPKELLEHCQAVENKHLRVREVHWGPRTLDVDIITYGDLRSDDPALTLPHPRAASRAFVLYPWSLIEPAATLEGERISALAAQADDFPDLAPFDGFGDFDGMPTAGAVEER; encoded by the coding sequence ATGAACGGCATCTACACCAAGGCCGTCCTCGCGCTCGGCAGCAACCTTGGTGAACGGAACGAGACTCTGACTGAGGCCGTGGCGGACCTGGTGGATCCGCCGGAGGTGCGCCTCCTTGCCGTCTCACCGATCGTCCAGACGAAAGCCGTGGGCGGCCCCGCCGGCCAGCCCGACTTCCTGAACATGGTCATCACCGTGGAAACCAGCCTGACCCCCAAGGAACTGTTGGAACACTGCCAGGCCGTCGAAAACAAGCACCTCCGCGTCCGCGAGGTGCATTGGGGACCGCGGACGCTCGACGTCGACATCATCACCTACGGGGACCTCCGCAGCGACGATCCCGCCCTGACGCTCCCGCACCCCCGGGCTGCCTCCCGTGCGTTCGTCCTTTACCCCTGGTCGCTGATCGAACCCGCCGCCACACTGGAGGGCGAAAGGATCAGCGCGCTGGCCGCCCAGGCGGACGATTTTCCCGATCTGGCTCCGTTCGACGGCTTCGGCGATTTCGACGGGATGCCCACGGCCGGCGCGGTGGAGGAGCGATGA
- a CDS encoding DUF3180 domain-containing protein: MKPINPLRLLLIGVILAIAGWSATVVTSRYSIATPVLPATALATMGVIVIITLILGIRILRWRNSLKPNSTVKKTQLDPLLAARTLVLAQACAYAGTVLLGWHVGIFLDQLRIWSMRSDQGITWLALAMAGGGLVMIIVGLIVERFCKIPPEDSDSNLDGKKGRPARGEAAGEGEYAYRGD; encoded by the coding sequence ATGAAGCCCATCAACCCCCTGCGCCTGCTGCTGATCGGCGTCATCCTCGCCATCGCAGGCTGGTCTGCCACGGTGGTGACCAGCCGCTACAGCATTGCCACGCCTGTTTTGCCTGCTACCGCGCTTGCCACCATGGGCGTCATCGTCATCATCACGCTGATCCTTGGCATCCGCATCCTGAGGTGGCGTAACAGCCTCAAACCCAACAGCACCGTAAAGAAGACCCAGTTGGACCCCCTCCTGGCCGCCCGGACCCTGGTCCTGGCCCAGGCATGCGCGTATGCCGGAACAGTGCTGCTCGGCTGGCACGTCGGCATCTTCCTGGACCAATTGCGGATCTGGAGCATGCGCAGCGACCAGGGAATCACCTGGCTGGCGTTGGCCATGGCCGGCGGCGGCCTGGTGATGATCATCGTTGGGCTCATCGTGGAGCGGTTCTGCAAGATTCCGCCCGAGGACAGCGATTCAAACCTGGACGGGAAAAAGGGCCGCCCTGCCCGCGGGGAGGCTGCTGGGGAAGGCGAATATGCATACCGAGGCGATTGA
- a CDS encoding PH domain-containing protein, with the protein MHTEAIDPPGIAWQRVSPKYITVRLVEWALGNLAAVLILSVPLAFVLLGWWRWPPLWLAITVPAVMMLIAVWRLVLIPRQVRAIGYAERDDDLLVRSGIFFQRTMAVPYGRMQYVDIAVGPVERGLGLCTVKLHTASPGTNARLPGLPAAEGARLREQLAARGEARLAGL; encoded by the coding sequence ATGCATACCGAGGCGATTGACCCCCCGGGTATCGCCTGGCAGCGGGTGTCGCCAAAATACATAACAGTCCGCCTCGTGGAATGGGCCCTGGGCAACCTGGCCGCGGTCCTGATCCTTTCCGTTCCGCTGGCGTTTGTCCTCCTGGGCTGGTGGCGGTGGCCTCCACTGTGGCTGGCCATTACTGTTCCGGCCGTCATGATGCTGATTGCCGTATGGCGGCTGGTGCTCATCCCGCGGCAGGTCAGGGCCATCGGCTACGCCGAGCGCGACGACGACCTGCTGGTCAGGAGCGGCATCTTCTTCCAGCGCACCATGGCCGTTCCGTACGGGCGCATGCAATACGTGGACATCGCGGTGGGGCCCGTGGAGCGCGGCCTGGGACTGTGTACCGTGAAGCTCCACACAGCATCGCCCGGCACCAACGCCCGCCTCCCCGGCCTGCCGGCTGCGGAGGGTGCGCGGCTCCGGGAACAGCTGGCCGCCCGCGGCGAAGCCAGGCTGGCAGGGCTGTGA
- a CDS encoding PH domain-containing protein: MTADGQLPGRPVVPPAAAGPETIVADGEWLRVHPASPFIRGWVALAAIAFFFGRELFERSLQGQPVFEEGFSRRAPWLLGGGAVVLAVAVLGFVLTWYFTKYQVSAGYVRVNSGLLFRQHRQARLDRVQAIDIVQPLLARIFGLAELKFEVADAGESAVRLAYLKIADARQLRATILAHASGAVAGAGSSTGYVGGSGGPSGTGSAGAVGRQHPTQHASEAPEFTVLAVPPSRLVGSLLLSEQSFFIVVGGAASVVLSALTDNRAFYFYLVPAALGLAASYWNFFNKGYNFTAAISPDGIRLRYGLLDTQAQTLPPGRIQAVKVAQPPLWRPFGWYRMQVNVAGYGTSGNAVEGNTRTILLPVGKFADVLAMLSLVLPDPGTNHPEAVFSAGLGGFDTDGGFVTTPRRAWLLAPLAWRRNGFAATDTALLIRSGRWWRELVVVPHQRTQSMALQQGPLARRFRVADLVLHTTAGPVAPRLTQAGLDEARQLFDEQSARARLARKRQTTEQWLRQVVPAVESAPESTPAVEPGAAPAPRTHYQQEGQQHG; encoded by the coding sequence GTGACGGCTGACGGCCAGCTGCCCGGACGGCCAGTCGTGCCTCCTGCGGCGGCCGGCCCGGAAACCATAGTGGCCGACGGCGAGTGGCTGCGTGTCCATCCCGCCTCGCCATTCATCCGCGGCTGGGTGGCCCTGGCTGCCATCGCCTTCTTCTTTGGCAGGGAGCTGTTTGAGCGGTCCCTGCAGGGCCAGCCAGTTTTCGAGGAAGGGTTTTCCCGCCGCGCGCCGTGGCTCCTGGGAGGCGGTGCCGTGGTGCTGGCCGTGGCGGTGCTGGGATTCGTCCTGACCTGGTACTTCACCAAATACCAGGTGTCCGCCGGCTATGTCCGCGTCAACAGCGGACTCCTCTTCCGCCAGCACCGGCAGGCGCGGCTGGACCGCGTGCAGGCGATCGACATCGTGCAGCCCCTCCTGGCCCGCATCTTCGGCCTGGCCGAACTCAAGTTCGAGGTGGCAGACGCCGGCGAATCAGCTGTGCGGCTGGCTTACCTGAAGATTGCTGACGCCCGCCAACTGAGGGCCACCATCCTGGCGCACGCTTCCGGTGCTGTTGCCGGCGCCGGCTCAAGCACTGGGTACGTGGGCGGTTCCGGCGGCCCGTCGGGCACCGGTTCAGCAGGCGCGGTTGGCCGGCAACATCCCACCCAGCACGCGTCCGAGGCGCCGGAGTTTACGGTACTTGCCGTGCCGCCGTCGCGCCTTGTCGGATCGTTGCTGCTGAGTGAGCAAAGCTTCTTCATCGTGGTGGGAGGCGCCGCTTCGGTGGTCCTGTCCGCGCTGACGGACAACCGGGCCTTCTACTTCTACCTGGTGCCGGCTGCCCTTGGCCTTGCAGCCAGTTACTGGAATTTTTTCAACAAGGGGTACAACTTCACTGCCGCCATTTCCCCGGACGGTATCCGGCTACGGTACGGGCTGCTGGACACGCAGGCGCAGACCCTGCCGCCGGGCCGGATCCAGGCAGTGAAGGTTGCCCAGCCTCCGCTGTGGCGCCCGTTCGGCTGGTACCGGATGCAGGTGAACGTGGCGGGCTACGGGACGTCGGGCAACGCCGTCGAAGGCAATACCAGGACCATCCTGTTGCCGGTAGGTAAATTCGCCGATGTCCTTGCCATGCTCTCGCTGGTCCTGCCCGACCCCGGAACCAACCATCCTGAGGCGGTGTTTTCTGCCGGGCTGGGTGGTTTCGATACCGACGGTGGCTTTGTCACCACGCCGCGGCGGGCGTGGCTGCTGGCACCACTTGCATGGCGGCGGAACGGCTTTGCGGCCACGGACACTGCCCTGTTGATCCGCTCCGGCCGCTGGTGGCGGGAACTTGTTGTCGTGCCGCACCAGCGGACGCAGTCGATGGCGCTTCAACAGGGGCCCCTGGCGCGCCGCTTCCGCGTGGCGGACCTGGTGCTGCACACCACTGCCGGTCCGGTGGCCCCGCGGCTGACCCAGGCGGGGCTTGACGAGGCCCGGCAACTCTTCGACGAGCAGTCCGCACGCGCCCGGCTGGCACGGAAGCGGCAAACCACCGAACAATGGTTGCGGCAGGTTGTTCCGGCAGTTGAATCAGCTCCGGAATCCACGCCGGCCGTTGAGCCCGGGGCTGCCCCAGCGCCCCGCACCCATTACCAACAGGAAGGCCAGCAGCATGGCTAA